From Quercus lobata isolate SW786 chromosome 1, ValleyOak3.0 Primary Assembly, whole genome shotgun sequence, one genomic window encodes:
- the LOC115987868 gene encoding protein UPSTREAM OF FLC, with amino-acid sequence MAVAARGKATELQNPKKWRDRSECSPERTIVWTEPKANKTSEKRSVPVVYYLSRNGQLEHPHFIEVPLSSPEGLYLRDVINRLNLLRGKGMANLYSWSSKRSYKNGFVWHDLSENDFIYPAHGQEYVLKGSEFHELNLSPKLHETMTPSTSSSSSRSLRPPPPETNKSGEDSDFPAVITRRRNQSWSSIDLHEYKVYKAESSSGESAGKAAAADASTQTEDKRRRRRPVRAKEIEEEDEDDEQVREEKSQREICHGQSTELSRDEISPPPSDSSPETLESLMKADGRLVIGPPGANEDNSSLNRTAENFPSGRMKASTVLMQLISCGSISFKDCGATSVKDQGFSLIGHYKSRLPRGARNNNQLGKEVGALTEIPNFPGLKLEDKEYFSGSLIETNKKDAEVPNLKRSSSYNADRSSQLQLADEEIEGVRTKCIPRKPKTQPTKKDCNNDGSCISSSSSSSSRQVSKRSEV; translated from the exons ATGGCTGTGGCTGCAAGAGGAAAAGCAACAGAGCTCCAAAACCCGAAAAAATGGAGGGACAGATCAGAGTGCAGCCCTGAAAGGACCATTGTATGGACCGAGCCTAAGGCGAATAAGACCAGTGAGAAAAGATCGGTCCCCGTCGTTTACTACTTGTCCAGGAATGGACAGCTCGAGCATCCTCATTTCATCGAGGTCCCTCTTTCCTCTCCTGAAGGTCTCTATCTCAGag ATGTAATTAACCGCTTGAATCTCCTCCGAGGCAAGGGAATGGCTAACTTGTATTCCTGGTCGTCGAAACG GAGCTACAAAAACGGCTTCGTTTGGCACGATTTATCAGAGAACGATTTCATATACCCAGCTCACGGCCAAGAATACGTTCTCAAAGGCTCGGAGTTTCACGAACTCAATCTTAGCCCTAAGCTCCACGAAACGATGACACCTTCAACGTCTTCATCTTCGTCGAGATCTCTGAGGCCACCACCGCCGGAGACGAACAAGTCCGGCGAGGATTCGGATTTTCCGGCGGTGATAACGAGGCGAAGGAACCAGTCGTGGAGCTCGATCGATCTCCACGAGTACAAGGTCTACAAGGCCGAGTCGTCTTCCGGCGAGTCCGCCGGAAAAGCCGCTGCCGCCGACGCGTCGACTCAGACCGAGGACAAGCGAAGGAGACGCAGACCAGTCAGAGCGAAAGAAAtcgaagaagaagacgaagatgACGAACAAGTTCGCGAAGAGAAAAGTCAACGCGAAATATGCCATGGTCAAAGTACGGAGCTGAGTAGGGACGAGATTTCGCCTCCGCCGTCTGATTCAAGCCCCGAAACCCTAGAATCATTAATGAAAGCTGATGGACGGTTGGTGATTGGCCCGCCTGGCGCTAATGAGGACAATTCTTCTTTGAATCGGACGGCTGAGAATTTCCCAAGCGGAAGAATGAAGGCATCGACGGTTCTGATGCAATTGATCTCGTGCGGTTCGATATCGTTCAAGGACTGTGGTGCCACGTCAGTTAAGGATCAAGGGTTCTCGTTGATTGGGCACTATAAATCCAGGTTGCCCCGCGGAGCACGGAATAATAATCAATTGGGTAAAGAGGTAGGGGCGCTGACGGAAATTCCTAATTTCCCGGGGTTAAAATTGGAAGACAAAGAGTATTTTAGCGGGAGCTTGATCGAGACAAACAAGAAAGATGCGGAGGTTCCAAATTTGAAGAGGTCATCTTCGTATAATGCAGACCG GAGTTCGCAGTTGCAATTGGCGGACGAAGAGATTGAGGGAGTGCGCACAAAATGCATACCGAGGAAACCAAAGACACAGCCAACGAAGAAAGATTGTAACAATGATGGTTCTTGTAtcagtagtagtagtagtagtagtagtcgACAAGTGAGCAAGAGGAGTGAGGTCTAA